In Desulfomonile tiedjei DSM 6799, a genomic segment contains:
- a CDS encoding phospholipase D family protein: MKLLTERQIYEQFTQKYLASAREFVWIATANVKATGLLYQRKFISFPDLMALLVNRGVGFRIIHAELPSKPFRERYDHIDKKGTLSAGVEFLHCIRMHAKIYIVDGRVAFVGSPNLTGAGIGAKSAVKRNFEIGFLYETAQETAQFLEYFDFIWMGGHCPKCGLRDLCPAPAA; the protein is encoded by the coding sequence ATGAAATTACTGACCGAGCGACAGATTTACGAACAGTTCACGCAAAAGTACCTTGCGTCCGCACGGGAATTCGTCTGGATAGCAACTGCGAACGTGAAAGCGACCGGTCTTCTCTATCAAAGAAAATTCATCTCCTTTCCGGATCTTATGGCTCTGCTGGTGAACCGGGGGGTGGGGTTTCGCATCATACACGCGGAGCTTCCTTCCAAGCCGTTTCGTGAACGATACGATCACATTGACAAGAAAGGAACTCTGAGTGCAGGCGTGGAATTTCTTCATTGTATTCGCATGCATGCCAAGATCTACATCGTCGACGGCAGAGTTGCCTTTGTGGGGAGTCCCAATCTTACCGGTGCCGGTATTGGTGCCAAGTCGGCAGTGAAACGAAACTTCGAGATCGGGTTCCTCTATGAAACCGCGCAGGAGACCGCTCAGTTTCTCGAGTACTTCGATTTCATCTGGATGGGAGGGCACTGCCCCAAGTGCGGCCTCCGCGATTTATGC